The following proteins are co-located in the Paenibacillus sp. FSL H8-0079 genome:
- a CDS encoding helix-turn-helix domain-containing protein — protein MSYGNRIAELREQRGLTQEELASSIHITRAALSHYEKNRRKPDFEVLTRLADIFDVSIDYLIGRTKQSDVEMDEDVREFVDTLELSDKEVLERFDLMIDGKSLTEEEARRFIAFVRMERSMD, from the coding sequence ATGAGCTACGGAAATCGCATTGCTGAATTAAGGGAACAGCGGGGACTTACTCAAGAAGAACTTGCGAGCTCCATTCATATTACAAGAGCTGCTCTCTCCCACTACGAGAAGAACCGACGTAAACCGGATTTCGAAGTGTTAACGAGACTTGCCGACATCTTTGACGTGTCCATTGATTATCTCATTGGACGTACGAAGCAAAGTGATGTCGAGATGGATGAAGACGTACGTGAATTCGTTGACACTCTGGAGTTATCGGACAAGGAAGTGCTGGAGCGCTTTGATCTGATGATTGATGGTAAGTCCTTAACGGAAGAAGAGGCACGTCGTTTTATTGCTTTTGTCCGAATGGAACGCAGCATGGACTAA
- a CDS encoding TetR/AcrR family transcriptional regulator yields the protein MAPIDRRQQVIHAAAQSFAMFGYKATTMDQVAKIANVGKGTIYTFFTNKEQLFDQILVEVIQEMKNIAHREVHQESAFFDNLFRVLDALLEFRRDHDLLVKLSQELKDFGTLQAKEGLDKVEKVISDFLAKELEKAKDNGEIRDCDPQVVAFMMIRLYIALTSDWSKQHQPLSKEEIKTYFRLFLMEGIAAVT from the coding sequence ATGGCTCCGATTGACAGGAGACAGCAGGTTATTCATGCAGCAGCCCAGTCGTTTGCCATGTTTGGATACAAAGCAACCACGATGGATCAGGTCGCCAAGATTGCGAACGTTGGCAAAGGAACGATCTATACGTTTTTCACGAATAAAGAACAATTGTTTGATCAGATCTTGGTAGAAGTGATTCAGGAAATGAAGAACATCGCGCATCGTGAAGTACATCAGGAAAGTGCATTTTTCGATAATCTGTTTCGAGTACTGGATGCCTTGTTGGAGTTTCGTCGTGATCACGATCTGCTCGTTAAGTTATCTCAGGAACTGAAGGACTTTGGTACACTGCAGGCCAAGGAAGGTTTGGACAAAGTGGAGAAAGTGATCTCCGACTTTCTGGCTAAGGAACTTGAGAAAGCAAAAGACAATGGAGAGATTCGAGATTGTGATCCGCAAGTCGTCGCATTTATGATGATTCGCCTGTACATTGCACTCACCTCAGACTGGAGCAAGCAACATCAACCGCTGAGCAAAGAGGAAATCAAGACTTACTTTCGCCTTTTCTTAATGGAAGGAATTGCTGCTGTAACGTAA
- a CDS encoding YhgE/Pip domain-containing protein: MKSLSVFFKDVGSAVRNPKVLIPVIAIMFIPILYSGIYLAAYWDPYGHVDEMPVAVVNLDKGAELEGKSLHVGSDLVDELKKNADFKWDFVSASQAKEGMSNDKYYMQITIPENFSSQATTLLDDKPEPADLIYEPNGNYSFVGAQIGKTAIKDLKAKVSAKVTESYAETLLDKFSEVSDGLAEAGDGAGELNTGAGKLDDGAVKLKDNLAKLASGTLELQEGLSPLSDGVNALHTGATKLESGTSNLVSGLQQLQAAASSQLQSGADQLTDGSAKLETGLQSSLDGTGKLQVGLQSSEQGSAKLSEGLQTAVQGSGTLATGLQSAVDGSSKVADGAQGVEAGLKQLAASNPELAENADVQKLLAASEAVADGSAQLHESEQKLAQGADQLHQGNQQLAAGAAELHGGQEQLLAGANQLLDGQKQLLAGAGQLSQGGAKLSDGLKQFSGKLGDAASGGTLLADGAKQLDTGTTALQTGVGKLSGGVSSLTDGSKQLGDGAGKLADGLTELKDGSSELATKLNDAAQKTSEVKKTDDVVNMFAEPVNSSENTAENVSNYGTGLTPFFLSIGLFVGSLISTIVLKMRETSVPGATGWNRFVSRTLVFGSVSIFQSVIVASFMLYGLGLETHSVGLFYLFTIITGLTFMFIVQALVTWLDLPGRYVVILLLVFQLAASAGTFPVELIPSWLQAFSPWLPMTHSIMGFKAVVSSGNLDVMWHQAGILSIYAGVSIVLTLAYFLWNGRRPKKEVERADSGQVVTA, from the coding sequence ATGAAATCTTTATCCGTGTTTTTCAAGGATGTGGGATCGGCCGTGAGAAACCCGAAGGTGTTGATCCCTGTTATTGCAATTATGTTTATACCGATCCTGTATAGTGGCATCTATCTGGCAGCCTATTGGGACCCGTATGGTCATGTGGATGAGATGCCGGTTGCCGTTGTCAATCTGGATAAAGGTGCTGAGCTGGAGGGCAAATCCCTCCATGTAGGTAGTGATCTGGTGGATGAGCTGAAGAAAAATGCAGATTTCAAATGGGATTTTGTCAGTGCCAGTCAAGCTAAAGAAGGCATGAGTAATGACAAATATTATATGCAAATTACAATTCCGGAGAACTTTTCATCCCAAGCAACAACGTTGCTCGATGACAAGCCAGAGCCGGCTGATCTGATCTATGAACCCAATGGCAATTATAGCTTTGTGGGTGCACAGATCGGTAAGACTGCCATTAAAGATCTGAAAGCGAAGGTCTCGGCCAAAGTTACGGAATCCTATGCAGAGACATTGCTCGATAAGTTCTCCGAGGTATCTGATGGTTTAGCGGAGGCAGGCGACGGAGCAGGGGAACTGAATACGGGTGCAGGTAAACTGGATGATGGTGCAGTGAAGCTGAAGGATAATTTGGCGAAGCTCGCATCTGGAACGCTTGAACTTCAGGAAGGACTTTCTCCATTAAGTGATGGCGTTAATGCATTGCATACGGGGGCGACCAAGCTTGAGAGTGGAACATCGAACCTCGTCTCCGGTTTGCAACAGCTTCAGGCAGCCGCTTCGAGCCAGCTTCAGAGCGGAGCTGATCAGTTGACGGATGGCAGTGCCAAGCTGGAAACGGGACTGCAGTCCTCACTGGATGGCACAGGTAAGCTGCAAGTTGGCTTGCAATCGTCCGAACAGGGCAGTGCCAAGCTGTCCGAAGGGCTGCAAACGGCCGTTCAGGGCAGCGGTACACTGGCAACAGGCCTGCAATCGGCTGTAGATGGCAGCTCCAAGGTTGCTGATGGCGCACAGGGCGTAGAAGCCGGATTGAAACAGCTCGCTGCATCGAACCCGGAACTGGCTGAAAATGCGGATGTACAGAAACTGCTTGCGGCAAGTGAAGCTGTTGCTGATGGCAGTGCGCAATTGCATGAGAGCGAGCAGAAGCTGGCACAGGGTGCAGATCAGTTGCATCAGGGTAACCAGCAACTGGCTGCGGGTGCAGCCGAGCTTCATGGAGGTCAGGAGCAACTTCTAGCTGGTGCGAACCAGCTGCTGGATGGCCAGAAGCAATTACTGGCTGGTGCCGGACAGCTTAGTCAAGGAGGCGCGAAGCTCTCTGATGGCCTGAAGCAGTTTAGCGGCAAACTGGGCGATGCTGCAAGTGGCGGTACATTGCTTGCGGATGGTGCCAAGCAGCTGGATACAGGTACAACAGCTTTGCAAACGGGTGTAGGTAAACTCAGTGGTGGCGTTAGTTCACTAACCGATGGTTCCAAGCAACTGGGTGATGGCGCAGGCAAACTGGCTGACGGCCTTACTGAATTAAAAGATGGTTCTAGTGAACTGGCCACCAAGTTGAATGATGCCGCACAGAAAACATCCGAAGTTAAGAAAACGGATGATGTGGTGAACATGTTTGCTGAACCTGTCAACTCTTCGGAGAACACAGCAGAGAACGTGAGCAATTATGGTACAGGATTGACACCATTCTTCCTGTCCATCGGTCTGTTCGTGGGATCGTTAATTTCGACAATAGTATTGAAAATGCGGGAAACGTCCGTACCTGGTGCAACAGGCTGGAATCGTTTTGTTAGCCGGACACTGGTATTTGGCTCCGTGAGCATTTTCCAATCGGTTATCGTGGCCAGCTTCATGTTATACGGTCTTGGACTGGAGACGCACAGCGTCGGGTTGTTCTATCTGTTCACCATTATTACGGGGCTGACCTTCATGTTTATTGTTCAGGCACTTGTAACTTGGCTGGATCTGCCTGGACGTTATGTTGTCATTCTGCTGCTGGTCTTCCAGCTTGCGGCTAGCGCAGGTACTTTCCCTGTAGAACTGATTCCATCATGGCTTCAAGCATTTAGTCCTTGGTTGCCAATGACACACAGCATTATGGGCTTCAAGGCTGTTGTATCGAGTGGCAATCTGGATGTGATGTGGCATCAGGCAGGAATTCTTAGTATCTATGCGGGTGTATCCATCGTGTTGACGCTGGCCTACTTCCTCTGGAATGGCAGACGTCCGAAAAAAGAAGTCGAACGGGCTGATTCTGGTCAAGTTGTGACGGCATAA
- the gltB gene encoding glutamate synthase large subunit, whose translation MRHIGLPPKQGLYDPQFEKDACGMGFVANIKGVPSHDIVSQALTMLSNMEHRGGQGSEPNSGDGAGILIQIPHRFFAQEAERLGFVLPEQGFYGVGMLFLSQDPAIRSAHEESLKKIIEEEGQTFLGFRDVPTFDEMLGRSALAAKPYVRQVFIGRSTDVKDELGFERKLYVIRRRAELAIRYSADEAEGGSFYLPSMSCRKIVYKGMLTTEQVGGFYLDLQEELVESAIGLVHSRFSTNTFPSWERAHPYRFMIHNGEINTMRGNVNWMHARQSLFESELFGNDIAKVKPVINPDGSDTAMFDNTLEFLYLSGRSLPHVAMMMVPEPWSTDEGMDPAKKAFYEYHSTMMEPWDGPAAMAFTDGLQIGATLDRNGLRPARYYVTKDDRIILSSEVGVLDIAPEEILYKDRLRPGRMLLVDTQQGRIIADEEVKAIIAAENPYQDWLDEHLMDLSELPEAPELPDPKHDNVTQLQLAYGYTFEELRKILEPMATTGMEATGSMGYDAPLAVLSDRPQRLYNYFKQMFAQVTNPPIDAIREEIVTSTATTIGPERNLLNPEPESCRQIRLDTPVLSNEDFAKIRHVRRPGFRSMTIPIFFTAAEGAEGLRKAMELLFEAADRVIDKGHNILILSDRGVDAENAAIPALLAVAGLHHHLIRQGTRTKVSIMLESAEPRDIHHYALLLGYGVSAVNPYLAFETLDDMIQQGLLRGISHEKAVKNYIKAATKGVTKVLSKMGISTIQSYRGAQIFEAVGLKSDFVDRYFTWTPSRIGGIGLEEVAAEALTHHNRAFTEKDGNDKVLDSGGDYQWRNDGEEHLFNPQTIHTLQHAVRTGDYKLYKKYSKLVQGENDQLLTIRSMLKLKPVGASIPLEEVESVEDIMRRFKTGAMSFGSISKEAHEDLAIAMNRVGGKSNTGEGGEDPARFIKDSNGDSRRSAIKQVASGRFGVTSNYLVNADEIQIKMAQGAKPGEGGQLPGRKVYPWVAEVRGSTPGVGLISPPPHHDIYSIEDLAELIYDLKNANPRAEINVKLVSEVGVGTIAAGVAKGRADIILVSGYDGGTGASPQGSIRHAGMPWELGLAETHQTLMLNNLRDRVVLETDGKMLNGRDLAIAALLGAEEYGFSTAPLVALGCIMMRVCQMDTCPVGVATQNPELRKNYMGDPAHVVNFMRFVAEDMREIMADLGFRTIQEMVGRTDCLETVEAVDHWKKKGVDLSVLLHVPEMPEGSTRYRTQHQNHQLEETLDMQQLLPLAHSAIESGQPVEAVLPITNVNRAVGTILGSEITRKYGLAGLPEDTVKFKFVGSAGQSFGAFVPKGMTLTVEGDSNDYVGKGLSGGKLIVMPSPKATFEAEDNIIIGNTALYGATSGEAYIRGIAGERFAVRNSGAKVVVEGVGDHGCEYMTGGRVVVLGDTGRNFAAGMSGGIAYVYDPEGTFLKRCNLEMVLLERIEDVAESADLRGMIQRHVANTGSAAGQRILDNWQDAVNQFVRVIPKDFKRMTEQIERIQATGLTGEAALLAAFEANMRELARAGG comes from the coding sequence ATGAGACACATCGGATTACCTCCAAAACAGGGTCTGTATGACCCGCAGTTCGAAAAAGACGCATGCGGAATGGGTTTTGTTGCCAACATCAAAGGAGTACCTTCACACGATATCGTTAGTCAGGCACTGACTATGCTTAGTAACATGGAGCACCGTGGAGGACAGGGAAGTGAACCGAATTCCGGTGACGGAGCAGGTATCCTGATTCAGATTCCACATCGTTTTTTTGCACAGGAAGCGGAACGCCTTGGTTTTGTATTGCCTGAACAGGGATTCTATGGCGTAGGGATGTTGTTCCTTTCCCAGGACCCTGCCATTCGCAGTGCGCATGAAGAGAGCCTTAAGAAGATTATTGAAGAAGAAGGTCAGACGTTCCTGGGTTTCCGGGATGTTCCTACTTTTGATGAAATGCTGGGCCGTTCTGCACTTGCAGCGAAACCTTATGTACGTCAGGTGTTCATTGGAAGATCCACAGATGTGAAGGATGAGCTTGGATTCGAGCGTAAGTTGTATGTTATTCGCAGACGCGCTGAGCTGGCTATTCGTTATTCGGCAGATGAAGCAGAAGGTGGTTCATTCTACCTTCCGAGCATGTCTTGTCGCAAAATTGTATATAAAGGCATGCTGACAACTGAGCAAGTTGGCGGGTTCTATCTGGATCTACAGGAAGAACTCGTGGAATCGGCCATTGGACTTGTGCATTCCCGTTTCAGTACCAACACCTTCCCAAGCTGGGAACGTGCCCACCCGTATCGTTTCATGATCCACAACGGTGAGATCAACACGATGCGTGGTAACGTGAACTGGATGCATGCTAGGCAGTCCTTGTTCGAGAGCGAGTTGTTCGGTAACGACATCGCAAAAGTAAAACCGGTCATCAATCCGGACGGTTCGGATACAGCCATGTTCGATAACACGCTGGAGTTCCTGTATCTGAGCGGTCGTTCCCTGCCACACGTGGCGATGATGATGGTTCCTGAACCTTGGAGCACAGATGAGGGCATGGACCCTGCCAAAAAGGCATTTTATGAATATCACAGCACAATGATGGAGCCTTGGGATGGACCAGCAGCAATGGCCTTTACAGATGGTTTGCAAATTGGTGCAACACTCGACCGTAATGGATTGCGTCCAGCTCGTTATTATGTAACCAAGGATGACCGTATTATCTTGTCCTCTGAAGTTGGGGTATTGGATATCGCACCGGAAGAGATCCTGTACAAAGACCGTCTGCGTCCAGGTCGGATGTTGCTCGTGGATACACAACAAGGCCGCATCATTGCGGATGAGGAAGTAAAAGCAATCATTGCAGCCGAGAATCCGTATCAGGATTGGCTTGATGAGCATTTGATGGATCTGAGCGAGTTGCCGGAAGCACCGGAACTTCCTGATCCAAAACATGATAACGTGACCCAGCTTCAGCTGGCATATGGTTATACATTTGAAGAGCTTCGTAAAATCCTGGAGCCTATGGCAACAACAGGTATGGAAGCTACCGGTTCGATGGGGTATGATGCACCGCTGGCTGTCCTTTCGGATCGTCCACAGCGTCTGTACAACTACTTTAAACAGATGTTCGCGCAGGTAACCAACCCGCCAATCGATGCAATCCGTGAAGAGATTGTAACGTCTACGGCAACAACCATTGGTCCTGAGCGTAACTTGCTGAACCCTGAACCGGAGAGCTGTCGCCAGATTCGTCTGGATACACCGGTATTGTCCAATGAAGACTTTGCGAAGATTCGCCATGTGCGTCGCCCAGGCTTCCGCTCCATGACGATTCCGATCTTCTTCACCGCTGCGGAAGGAGCAGAAGGACTTCGCAAAGCGATGGAACTTCTCTTCGAAGCTGCAGACCGTGTCATCGACAAAGGTCATAACATTCTGATCCTGTCTGACCGTGGTGTGGACGCTGAGAATGCTGCCATTCCTGCATTGCTTGCTGTAGCAGGTCTGCATCACCATCTGATTCGTCAGGGAACCAGAACAAAAGTCAGCATTATGCTCGAATCCGCAGAGCCGCGTGATATTCACCACTACGCATTGCTGCTGGGTTACGGTGTAAGTGCGGTGAACCCTTATCTGGCCTTTGAAACGTTGGATGACATGATTCAGCAAGGGTTGCTGCGTGGTATCTCGCATGAGAAAGCAGTGAAAAACTACATTAAAGCAGCTACCAAAGGCGTTACTAAAGTGTTGTCCAAAATGGGGATTTCTACGATTCAATCGTATCGTGGAGCTCAAATCTTCGAAGCAGTGGGTCTGAAATCGGACTTCGTTGACCGTTACTTTACCTGGACACCTTCCCGGATCGGCGGAATTGGGTTGGAAGAAGTGGCAGCCGAAGCGTTGACACATCATAACCGTGCCTTTACGGAAAAAGACGGTAACGATAAAGTATTGGATTCCGGTGGCGATTATCAATGGCGTAACGACGGAGAAGAGCATCTGTTCAATCCGCAAACCATTCATACCCTGCAACACGCAGTACGTACTGGTGATTACAAGCTGTATAAAAAATATTCCAAGCTCGTGCAAGGTGAGAATGATCAACTGTTGACTATTCGCTCCATGCTGAAGCTGAAACCGGTTGGAGCTTCCATTCCACTCGAAGAAGTTGAATCTGTAGAAGATATCATGCGTCGTTTCAAAACGGGTGCGATGTCCTTCGGTTCGATCAGTAAAGAAGCACATGAAGATCTTGCCATTGCTATGAACCGTGTTGGTGGTAAATCGAATACCGGTGAAGGTGGAGAAGATCCGGCTCGCTTCATTAAAGATAGTAACGGGGATTCCCGTCGCAGTGCGATCAAACAGGTAGCATCCGGACGTTTCGGTGTTACATCCAACTATTTGGTTAATGCCGACGAGATTCAGATCAAAATGGCTCAGGGAGCAAAACCTGGTGAAGGTGGACAGCTGCCAGGACGTAAAGTATATCCTTGGGTTGCTGAAGTTCGTGGATCAACACCAGGCGTAGGTCTGATCTCACCACCACCACATCACGATATCTACTCGATTGAGGATTTGGCGGAGCTAATCTATGACTTGAAAAATGCCAATCCGCGTGCTGAGATCAACGTGAAGCTTGTATCGGAAGTGGGCGTAGGTACCATTGCAGCGGGTGTAGCCAAAGGCCGTGCTGATATTATCCTCGTCAGCGGTTATGACGGTGGTACAGGTGCATCACCGCAAGGTTCGATTCGCCACGCAGGTATGCCTTGGGAACTGGGTCTTGCAGAGACGCATCAAACGTTGATGCTGAACAACCTGCGTGACCGCGTCGTCCTCGAAACAGACGGCAAAATGTTGAACGGACGTGACCTTGCGATTGCAGCCTTGCTTGGAGCCGAAGAGTATGGTTTCTCTACAGCACCACTCGTTGCACTTGGTTGTATCATGATGCGTGTCTGTCAAATGGATACCTGCCCAGTTGGTGTAGCGACACAGAATCCGGAGTTGCGTAAAAATTATATGGGTGATCCAGCTCATGTGGTTAACTTCATGCGATTTGTTGCAGAAGATATGCGTGAGATTATGGCTGATCTTGGTTTCCGTACCATTCAGGAAATGGTCGGACGTACAGATTGCCTCGAAACGGTAGAAGCCGTAGATCACTGGAAGAAAAAAGGTGTGGATCTGTCTGTATTGCTGCACGTGCCTGAAATGCCGGAAGGCTCTACACGTTACCGCACACAGCATCAGAACCACCAATTGGAAGAAACGCTGGATATGCAGCAATTGCTGCCACTTGCACACTCTGCGATTGAATCCGGTCAACCGGTTGAAGCGGTACTTCCAATTACGAACGTTAACCGTGCAGTAGGTACCATTTTGGGTAGTGAGATCACACGCAAATATGGACTCGCAGGATTGCCTGAAGATACGGTTAAATTCAAATTTGTTGGCTCTGCTGGACAAAGCTTTGGGGCCTTTGTACCTAAAGGTATGACCTTGACTGTTGAAGGGGACTCCAATGACTACGTGGGTAAAGGACTGTCCGGTGGTAAACTGATCGTGATGCCTTCTCCGAAAGCAACATTCGAGGCGGAAGACAACATCATCATCGGTAACACGGCTCTCTACGGCGCAACAAGTGGTGAAGCGTATATCCGTGGTATTGCGGGTGAGCGATTTGCTGTACGTAACTCGGGCGCCAAAGTCGTCGTTGAAGGTGTCGGCGACCATGGTTGTGAGTATATGACGGGTGGACGTGTCGTTGTACTCGGCGATACAGGTCGTAACTTTGCAGCAGGGATGTCCGGAGGTATTGCCTACGTGTATGATCCGGAAGGCACATTCCTGAAACGTTGTAATCTGGAAATGGTTCTTTTGGAGCGTATCGAAGATGTGGCTGAAAGTGCAGATCTTCGAGGCATGATTCAACGTCACGTTGCCAACACGGGAAGTGCTGCGGGTCAGCGCATTCTGGATAACTGGCAAGATGCGGTGAATCAGTTCGTTCGGGTTATTCCGAAGGACTTCAAACGCATGACAGAGCAGATTGAACGGATTCAGGCGACTGGTTTGACTGGAGAAGCAGCATTGCTCGCAGCATTTGAAGCGAACATGCGTGAACTTGCACGTGCTGGAGGCTAA
- a CDS encoding Wzz/FepE/Etk N-terminal domain-containing protein gives MKVELKGYFRLLQKKLWLIVAIALIAGVGAGVKSIFFTQPIYEASSKLIVNQTSTVQGQAMMDFSMIQTNIKLINSYREIIKSSAIMDKVATTYPDLGLTSAQLMNSTSVSTASESQVMSITVQGTTYEKAAKTVNAISNVFQSQIPLIMKIDNVAILSEAKVDSNVPPINMKTTLSIIVSLFAGLVLAIALVFLLDYLDDTFKSETELEKELGLPVLTVISKMKKDDLKNTKNYVSQQKVGDGKYVAANQ, from the coding sequence ATGAAAGTGGAACTTAAAGGATATTTTCGACTCTTACAAAAGAAACTGTGGTTGATTGTTGCAATAGCTTTAATAGCCGGTGTGGGTGCAGGGGTCAAAAGCATTTTCTTCACTCAGCCCATCTATGAGGCAAGTTCTAAACTGATCGTGAACCAGACCTCTACCGTTCAAGGTCAAGCGATGATGGACTTCAGCATGATTCAAACGAATATCAAACTCATTAACTCGTACAGAGAAATTATTAAATCTTCCGCCATTATGGATAAAGTCGCTACTACGTATCCGGACCTAGGCTTAACCTCTGCACAGCTCATGAATAGCACCTCCGTCTCTACAGCCAGCGAATCCCAAGTGATGAGCATAACTGTACAAGGGACTACCTACGAAAAAGCCGCAAAAACGGTCAATGCCATCTCCAACGTGTTCCAATCTCAAATCCCCCTGATCATGAAAATCGATAATGTGGCTATCCTCAGTGAAGCAAAAGTGGATAGTAACGTACCTCCAATCAATATGAAAACCACATTAAGCATCATTGTCAGCCTGTTCGCAGGTCTTGTGCTTGCGATTGCACTCGTATTTCTACTGGACTATCTGGACGATACATTCAAATCCGAAACTGAACTGGAAAAAGAGCTGGGGCTGCCTGTGCTTACCGTGATATCCAAAATGAAAAAAGATGATCTGAAAAATACGAAAAATTACGTATCTCAACAGAAAGTGGGGGATGGCAAATATGTCGCGGCTAACCAATGA
- a CDS encoding CpsB/CapC family capsule biosynthesis tyrosine phosphatase, producing MVEMHCHILSGLDDGPVRMEQSVAMAEKAAASGITSIIATPHHLNGQYNNEPMVVNQAVNLLHAELRKRNIRLEIRPGQEIRVHDNLIGDLYAGKCCTLAGSRYMLLELPFGHIPSQFPRILHELRIAGITPIIAHPERNRVILKKPKLLADYLSQGGLCQLTAQSFTGLFGRKVRQWCFHFCKENGFHFISSDAHDTCKRTFAISEGERVIERRFGPEAVKKLAENASHILSNSNLVTERWKPRKWLLSIW from the coding sequence ATGGTTGAAATGCACTGCCACATATTATCCGGTCTGGATGATGGTCCTGTTCGAATGGAGCAGTCCGTTGCGATGGCTGAGAAGGCGGCAGCCTCAGGAATTACCTCCATTATTGCTACTCCGCATCACCTGAACGGGCAATACAACAATGAACCGATGGTGGTCAATCAGGCCGTGAACCTGCTTCACGCAGAACTTCGCAAACGTAACATTCGCCTGGAGATCCGTCCCGGACAGGAGATCAGGGTGCATGACAACCTGATTGGAGACTTATATGCAGGAAAGTGCTGCACACTCGCCGGAAGCCGTTACATGTTGCTGGAACTGCCCTTTGGTCATATTCCCTCACAGTTCCCCAGGATACTGCATGAATTACGAATAGCGGGAATTACCCCTATTATTGCTCATCCGGAACGCAATCGTGTCATTTTGAAGAAGCCAAAGCTGTTGGCTGATTATTTGAGTCAAGGTGGGTTATGTCAGCTCACGGCTCAATCTTTCACAGGGCTTTTCGGTCGAAAAGTTCGGCAGTGGTGTTTTCATTTTTGCAAAGAAAACGGGTTTCATTTCATTTCATCAGATGCACATGATACGTGCAAAAGGACGTTTGCCATAAGTGAAGGAGAGCGGGTCATCGAGCGTCGATTCGGACCTGAAGCCGTCAAAAAGCTGGCAGAGAATGCATCCCACATTCTATCGAATTCGAACCTGGTCACAGAACGCTGGAAACCTCGCAAATGGCTACTGTCCATCTGGTAG
- a CDS encoding CpsD/CapB family tyrosine-protein kinase gives MSRLTNENNSLVTYFNSKSQISEGYRKLRTNIQFSSIDSHIKKIMVASAEAGEGKTTTISNLAVTYAQEGKKVLLIDADLRNPSLHKVFSVPNHVGLSSVLSNQYSVEEVLRESYIDNLQLFTSGPIPPNPSEMIGSNRMKKLIEELEDQYDVIMFDTPPVLAVTDALIVSSLCDGVLLVVNSGKVKKELVKKTKAALEHVNARILGAILNNIKNAAVPVGYGEK, from the coding sequence ATGTCGCGGCTAACCAATGAAAATAACAGTCTGGTGACCTATTTTAACTCCAAATCTCAAATTTCGGAAGGATACCGTAAATTACGGACCAACATCCAATTTTCTTCGATCGATAGTCATATCAAAAAAATCATGGTGGCTTCGGCCGAAGCCGGCGAAGGAAAGACCACAACCATTAGCAACCTGGCGGTGACCTATGCCCAGGAAGGCAAGAAAGTTCTGCTGATCGATGCGGATCTGCGTAATCCTTCTTTGCACAAGGTGTTTTCCGTACCCAATCATGTCGGTCTCAGCAGCGTACTGTCCAACCAGTACAGTGTGGAAGAGGTGCTCAGAGAAAGTTATATCGACAATCTTCAGTTGTTCACGTCTGGCCCAATTCCGCCGAACCCATCCGAGATGATCGGCTCCAACCGGATGAAAAAGCTGATTGAAGAGTTAGAGGACCAATATGATGTGATCATGTTTGATACGCCTCCGGTGCTCGCTGTAACGGATGCACTCATTGTGAGTTCGCTGTGTGATGGTGTGCTGCTGGTCGTGAACTCAGGCAAGGTCAAGAAGGAATTGGTGAAGAAGACCAAGGCTGCTCTGGAGCATGTGAATGCACGAATTTTGGGCGCCATCTTGAACAATATCAAAAACGCCGCAGTTCCGGTGGGCTACGGAGAGAAGTAA